A window of Mangifera indica cultivar Alphonso chromosome 13, CATAS_Mindica_2.1, whole genome shotgun sequence contains these coding sequences:
- the LOC123195204 gene encoding pathogenesis-related protein PR-1-like: MPPCSTANPTSPTMASFKNSISIFIFVFLFITSSSHSAYSSGYNSVVNEYLAPQNAARAAVRMRPLQWDSKVEDYAKWYANQRKDDCALQHSNGPYGENIFWGSGDDWKPAQAVALWLSEKSSYDYSSNSCDGGSDCGHYTQIIWGRTRRIGCARVVCEDDKGVFITCNYDPPGNFIGERPY, encoded by the coding sequence ATGCCACCTTGTTCCACAGCAAACCCTACTTCCCCAACAATGGCTTCATTCAAAAACTCAATCTCAATCTTCATTTTCGTGTTCCTTTTCATCACCTCAAGCTCCCATTCAGCTTACAGCAGCGGCTACAACAGCGTCGTAAACGAATACTTAGCTCCTCAAAACGCTGCGCGAGCAGCGGTGAGGATGCGGCCGTTGCAGTGGGATTCGAAGGTGGAAGACTACGCCAAGTGGTATGCGAATCAGCGGAAAGATGATTGTGCGTTGCAGCATTCGAATGGACCGTACGGGGAGAATATTTTCTGGGGGAGCGGCGACGATTGGAAGCCGGCGCAAGCGGTGGCTTTGTGGCTGTCGGAGAAGAGTTCGTATGATTACTCGTCGAATTCGTGCGACGGGGGGAGTGACTGTGGGCATTATACACAGATTATTTGGGGAAGAACAAGGAGAATCGGATGTGCCAGAGTGGTTTGTGAGGATGACAAAGGCGTTTTCATTACTTGTAACTATGATCCTCCTGGTAATTTTATTGGAGAGAGGCCTTATTAA